The genomic stretch ATAGAAGCATATCTGTGAGAGAACAACACAGTCTCCTCTATTTGAGTAAAATGAGGTGGGCTTGATGTATGCCCAGTCAAAGTTTCGCAGGTTTAGAGAGCTCTGACAGTACTTGTCGCTCAGAACAACCAGGGCTCGTACGATGGCGTACTTGGCCGAAGAGCTGATAGCTGTCACCGTACGCACCTTGTCAAAATGCAGAAGGAAGCAGGGGTCATCCTAGAACCACACAATACATGCACAGAATTAGAAAGTGGTTGCATCGGGCACGTCCTGCGAAGCAATGACCAGACGCTGGCTTCTCCCACGCTGAACCAGTGGAAGAATATAATAAATCACATGTACTGTACCGAACTTCTCACCTTTATTTTGAGATTGCAGAATGAAATAGGGAAGAAAACTGGGCTCCATGTGTTACATATTATCCGATGTGAATTTAGGAATGTGAAGTGTATCGTCCTGTGGCTACTATGTTCTGTGTGTATGATCCAGTGTGACTGAATCTGTGCATATGACCTCTTggtggtgtaaaaaaaaaaagtatttaaaaaaaaaaaaaggctttttgcAACACACTGTACACATTTTGGTATGAATTCTAAACCCAATATCAGCTATATGAACACAAATGGGCAACTTGGAGACAAAGAATGAATTATGCATTGATAAAACTGGGAAATTATTTCTAGAAACAGTCACAGGTTGCCCGTCATGAGGTGCGTTTTGTGttttaggattttatttttaatgagaaaTATCTGAGGCCTGCATCATAAAGCATGTTTTaggatgtatgtatgtattcGGACTGTTGTGAAGCACTTTAAATTGCTGCTTAAATGTGTTATATAAGTGAACCTAATTATGAATCTACTGCTATAGTTTTTATAAAGGTTCTGGTGATCAAACGGCTGCATTTGACTTGTTTTCAGGTTTTTGCTTATGTCGCTATTTATAGACCAGAAATACAcaatgaacattttaaaaaaagattgaaaTAAGTTGTTTACCACATCTGGGTCCCGTCCATCCACCAGATTTAGGTCTTGTAGTGACCAGATCTCTGTCCTTCGGTAACAGTCTTGTATGCGGGAGCGTTTAGTGCGGGACTTTTTGGATCCGGACTTAATTTTGGTCAGAGACATCTGACATCGCACAACACTTAACTGCACCGTTTTGTTTTTCGCtactgcagaaaaaaaaggttgtaaGCGTTGGTCCATGCAGGGGCACCAGCATTGCTCATTTCATGGCAAACTGCACAACACTTGACATTCTCTAccaatgaaaacatttttctgtGGATAAAAGTATTccaataattaattaaaatacatgtttaaaatgaaattacaaCTACCGTGGATAAATGTGCATAAACCCATGCTGAAACGGATTTAATCCTAATTAAATTAACATCGGAAATGACGGCCAAATTCAAAGGAGAGCCAAATAcctgacacacaaagaaaatgtcTTCCTTGTGATGGTTCCTCAATTTCTATAAACTCCACCAGATTCTGTTTCGTAGGCCTGAATAAAACTCTCTGCATCTCCTCTCTCAGAAGAGACGACATCactgcagaagaaaagaaaagggccGAAGGAAAAGGAAATCTTCAAGATCCAGCAAAGTCAAAGTGGGTGAAAGAGTGATCACAAACTGAGTGAGAAGGTCTGAGCACGAGCTGAGGAAAGTCAAGAATCAAGGACCGACGAGAGAGTGACGGACAGAAACCAGGCAGTAACGGAGAGTGTGAAGGTGCCCTGTGGTTGTGCATGAAAGGATACCTTACTCcaccacacacgcgcgcacacacgcacacgcacgcacacacgtgcaacTGCAGGGTCCTCTCATTGACTTCCATTCATTTTCTAAAGTGAATGCTTAATGCTTACTTTAAAATATTATCATTCTATATCATACTCAAGAAATAAGCAATAAGTAACTGGACCAAAAATATTTGCTCCTCAAAAATGACTGCAACTCGAAATATGACTAAATCCACGAAGGTGGGACCTCACATGTGTAGGAAAacaagcatgcacacacgctACAGCCCTGGCTCTCATCATCTCACGGGACCTTTAGCAGAAAGGGAAAAATTAAAGGCCAATCTCTTTTATTGCTTCAATTAAGATCCATTATGATACCCATGCCCAGATTTCGTAAACAGACATAAAATGCAGAGTTTCCCAGCACTTAAATAAAGTCAATGCATGTGTCCTCACGTGGACTCTTTCCCCTGGTCCCTGTGTCTCGTCCTGCAACATATGGATGTTGATATGCACTGGTTTGATTAAGTTTGATTAAACGATTGCTCTCCATTAGGCATTAACGTGTGATAAACCGTTCTCTGACAGCACACAGTGCACAGGTGATAAAGTTTTCCTTGTGAGCATCAGGACATCATATCAGACTGGGTTCAGTTCATGAGGGGCAGCTCGGAGGATATTTCCAGCAGAGAATTGCCCTAAATGAACCAGAACAACGCTCTGATCCAATTTGTCGGCAGGAAAAGTCGTGGCTCTTATTGGATTTGTCACATTTTTTGAAAACGAGAGCTGGGTTGTTCCTCGGCTAAGTgctttgttgttattgttgttgatgGTTTTTGTGGGTGTTCACTTGAGAGCCTCTTTGCCTCTGAAATGGAAAGATGCTCACACTGGCAGGAAGCAGGGAGGCAAGGAAAGATACAGGCCTTGGATCTCATGAATAACAAAGTAGATATTTCTACTTCCTTAACATTGCTGTGTACGTTGAAAATCCTTTTTATATAAAGGTCAAACTCACGAAGTACAGCTTTTCTGTTAAAAGGAGACTtggatgaatgtgtttaaaaatacagttaaaaatacagaaaatacagTTGTGATTCAGTTTGCACAGTGTGGAAAGGTTTAAATgaacaataaatatttaaatgggtAAATTTGATAGGCATAAATAGCATATAAAGCTGTTAGAGTCATACGTAGAGGAGTATTTAATAAACGATTATGACAAGGTTAATATAGTTATACAGTAGGAATGGGAGTGTGGAAACTGAATGACTTTATGTTGACATA from Takifugu flavidus isolate HTHZ2018 chromosome 6, ASM371156v2, whole genome shotgun sequence encodes the following:
- the exoc1l gene encoding exocyst complex component 1-like, yielding MSSLLREEMQRVLFRPTKQNLVEFIEIEEPSQGRHFLCVSVAKNKTVQLSVVRCQMSLTKIKSGSKKSRTKRSRIQDCYRRTEIWSLQDLNLVDGRDPDVDDPCFLLHFDKVRTVTAISSSAKYAIVRALVVLSDKYCQSSLNLRNFDWAYIKPTSFYSNRGDCVVLSQICFYAFNLVCLSMCPVPLDA